A single genomic interval of Rosistilla ulvae harbors:
- a CDS encoding alpha-2-macroglobulin family protein encodes MLIAFAVTSAAGPRDTQWKAVEDAMNKGLPKTAIEALQPIIDGALQDKAYAEAVKAISQRIALEGAIQGDKPEEKVTRMTAEIEKAPEPMRPVMQAILANWYWQYFQQNRWRFMQRTETATSPSDDFTTWALPQILAEIDKHFQLALAAPETLQKTPIDQYDALLNKGNAPDAYRPTLYDFLVFDAIDFYAAGEQAGARSQDAFDLQADSPIFASAADFIAWEPPTDDAESPTLRAIQLYQDLLVFHQNDDDKSAFYDADLSRLVFGNNKAFGEEKSSRFKASLKRFIEATAGHEISARGNAQLAQTIRDEGDLVEAHKIASEGLENFPKSVGGALCFNLIQQIEARSAQVSTERVWNEPLPTIDVQYRNVTKIYFRLVPFDFEAFVQSDRWNSEQLDQRQQQELLARTPVAAWDADLPATTDYQERVEELPTPDDLKPGAYYLIASHHPEFVRADNQVSFTEIWVSDLALVLRNHNGDGFVDGFVLDARSGDPLANANVRAWQRTNNGNRRQPLPSTKTDENGRFEFRGQRLRGMVFHVVDGDNALSSIHNVDSYQNNRQHRPDEQTRFFTDRSIYRPGQTIQYKGICLRVDQQKDDYATIAGRELTVVFNDVNGKEIQRQKHRTNDYGSFSGSFNTPRDRLMGRMSIQVVGEPNGATQVTVEEYKRPKFLVSLDAPKEAARLGGEVNLQGSAKAYTGATIDTAEVRWRVVREVRYPIWWSWRCWWIPQVPDAGQEIAHGTTTTAADGSFDIRFDARPDPSVSPESEASFQFTIYADVVDTTGETRSGSRQVNVGFVALRATVSSDDWQTTDAPTQIQLSTTTLDGEAIAADGVLKVYALQQPERPARGRLSNQPRPMYRRAGRPIDLADAPKPDPANPNSWALGEVAFEQAIQIDASGQAEASVQLKAGIYRAVFETKDRFGKAVTALLPIQVVDPDAKQLSIKIPNLLASAAWSVQPGEEFVGVWGSGYDTARAFVEIEHRGELLQSFWTAPGVTQVQIKQPIEEAMRGGLSLRTTMVRENRAYLESRQIEVPWTNKQLTVRWEHFVSKLEPAQKQTWTAVIDAPDAKRAAAEMVAGMYDASLDAYLPHHWADGFHVFRHNRSNVYSQFENQQKQLQGLLFNWNVDARDASLIYRSFPGEIINAIYGMRGNVQFRSRRGGGIAGGLGMMEADSFAAAAPAPMAMAKGMAKDSNAQVASAPVAEGAPADEQPPAADLDLENVSARKNLNETAFFFPHLIAGDDGTVRMEFTMPEALTKWRFMGFAHDNELRSGLLTDTVVTAKDLMVQPNPPRFVREGDVLEFTVKVSNQSPTRQTGTVRLSFAEARTGDSVDAAIGNDQRDQAFEIAAGQSKSSAWRIQIPDGIGFLTYKAVGSTGRLSDGEEGYLPVLSQRVLVTESQTLPIRGPQTVEFDFEKLLKSGDSDSLRHQSLDVQMVSNPSWYAVMALPYLMEFPHQCSEQTFSRLYANALARHIAGSDPKIHRVFEQWRGTPALESPLMKNQDLKAVMIEETPWLRQAESESQARRNVGILFDDNRLNDETARLLKKLADQQRDDGAWPWFPGGPANDYITLYITTGFGRMRHLGVDVDTAAAVKSLPRLDAWVAKQYADIAESKRDDNHLTATIALYLYGRSFFLEDQPVAAEHRTAVLFWLKQAKQHWLKMNNRQSQAHLAVALKRFGDLKTPIDIMASIKERSVSDQEMGMFWRDTEQSWWWYRAPIETQAMMIEAFDEVMDDAAAVEDCKVWLLKQKQTQDWKTTKATADAVYALLLRGTDLLASSELVRVELGGERVEPKDVEAGTGFYEERFAGAEVTPQQGKIKVTKVDKGVAWGSVSWQYMEDIAKITPHAGTPLTLTKQLYVKQTTKDGPVLKPVDGPIAVGDELVVRIVLKTDRDMEYVHLKDQRGSGTEPVNVLSQYKYQDGLAYYESTRDTASHFFIDYLPKGTYVFEYSTRVQLRGSYQSGYANIQCMYAPEFNSHSESLLLEVK; translated from the coding sequence ATGCTGATCGCATTTGCGGTCACCTCGGCGGCGGGGCCTCGAGACACTCAATGGAAGGCTGTCGAAGACGCGATGAACAAAGGTTTGCCCAAGACCGCGATCGAGGCGTTGCAGCCGATTATCGATGGCGCGTTGCAAGACAAGGCGTACGCCGAAGCTGTGAAAGCGATCAGCCAACGGATCGCTCTGGAAGGTGCGATCCAAGGGGATAAGCCCGAGGAAAAAGTCACTCGGATGACCGCCGAGATCGAGAAGGCTCCCGAGCCGATGCGGCCTGTGATGCAGGCGATCCTAGCGAATTGGTACTGGCAATATTTCCAGCAGAATCGCTGGCGTTTCATGCAGCGCACCGAAACCGCCACCTCCCCCAGCGACGACTTTACCACCTGGGCATTGCCGCAGATCCTGGCTGAAATCGACAAGCATTTCCAGCTGGCCCTCGCCGCTCCCGAAACGCTGCAAAAGACGCCGATCGATCAATACGATGCGTTATTGAACAAGGGGAACGCGCCGGACGCCTACCGCCCGACGCTTTACGATTTCCTGGTATTCGACGCGATCGATTTTTATGCCGCGGGCGAACAAGCCGGTGCCCGTTCGCAGGACGCTTTTGATCTGCAAGCCGACAGCCCGATCTTCGCATCCGCCGCCGACTTCATCGCTTGGGAACCGCCGACCGACGACGCGGAATCGCCCACGTTGAGGGCGATCCAGCTGTATCAAGATCTGTTGGTCTTCCATCAAAACGATGATGACAAGTCGGCGTTCTACGATGCCGATCTGTCCCGTTTGGTGTTTGGCAATAACAAGGCGTTTGGCGAAGAGAAGAGTTCGCGATTTAAGGCGTCGCTGAAACGTTTCATCGAAGCGACCGCCGGACACGAGATCTCTGCTCGAGGCAACGCGCAACTGGCGCAAACGATTCGCGACGAAGGGGACTTGGTCGAGGCGCATAAGATCGCCAGCGAAGGGCTTGAGAATTTTCCCAAGAGCGTTGGCGGAGCTCTCTGTTTCAACTTGATCCAGCAGATCGAAGCCCGTTCGGCGCAGGTTTCGACCGAACGCGTCTGGAACGAACCACTACCGACGATCGACGTTCAATACCGCAACGTCACCAAGATCTACTTCCGCTTGGTCCCGTTTGATTTCGAAGCCTTTGTCCAATCCGATCGCTGGAATTCAGAGCAATTGGATCAGCGTCAGCAACAGGAACTACTGGCTCGCACGCCGGTCGCGGCTTGGGATGCCGATCTGCCAGCGACAACCGATTACCAAGAACGCGTCGAAGAATTGCCGACGCCCGACGATTTGAAGCCGGGAGCTTATTATCTGATCGCCAGCCACCATCCCGAATTTGTCCGCGCCGACAACCAAGTGTCGTTCACGGAGATTTGGGTTAGCGATCTGGCTCTCGTATTGCGAAATCACAACGGCGATGGATTCGTCGACGGCTTTGTCTTGGACGCCCGCAGCGGCGATCCGTTGGCCAATGCCAACGTGCGAGCATGGCAGCGAACGAACAACGGCAACCGCCGCCAACCGCTCCCGTCGACGAAGACCGATGAAAACGGGCGGTTCGAATTCCGTGGCCAGCGATTGCGAGGAATGGTCTTTCACGTCGTCGATGGCGACAACGCACTCTCTTCGATACACAACGTCGACAGCTACCAGAACAACCGACAACATCGACCCGATGAACAGACACGGTTCTTCACCGACCGATCGATCTACCGCCCGGGGCAGACGATCCAATACAAGGGGATCTGTTTGCGAGTCGACCAGCAGAAGGACGATTACGCGACGATTGCCGGTCGCGAATTGACAGTGGTCTTCAACGACGTCAATGGAAAAGAGATCCAGCGGCAGAAACATCGCACCAACGATTACGGAAGTTTCAGCGGCAGCTTCAACACGCCACGCGATCGTTTGATGGGGCGGATGTCGATCCAAGTGGTGGGCGAACCGAACGGGGCAACGCAAGTCACGGTCGAAGAGTACAAGCGGCCAAAGTTCTTGGTTTCGCTGGACGCACCTAAGGAAGCCGCCCGGCTTGGCGGTGAAGTCAATCTGCAGGGATCGGCCAAGGCGTATACCGGCGCGACGATCGATACTGCCGAGGTTCGCTGGCGCGTCGTCCGTGAAGTCCGCTATCCGATCTGGTGGTCGTGGCGTTGTTGGTGGATCCCGCAAGTTCCCGATGCCGGGCAGGAGATCGCTCATGGCACGACGACAACCGCCGCCGACGGCAGCTTCGACATCCGCTTCGACGCCCGTCCCGATCCGTCGGTATCGCCCGAAAGCGAAGCCTCATTCCAGTTCACGATCTACGCCGATGTCGTCGACACGACGGGCGAAACGCGTTCGGGCAGCCGCCAAGTGAACGTCGGCTTTGTCGCTTTGCGAGCGACGGTTTCCAGCGACGATTGGCAGACGACTGACGCACCGACACAAATCCAACTCAGCACTACCACGTTGGATGGCGAAGCGATCGCGGCCGACGGCGTGCTGAAGGTTTATGCATTACAGCAGCCCGAACGGCCAGCTCGCGGTAGATTGTCGAACCAACCGCGGCCGATGTACCGCCGAGCGGGAAGGCCAATCGATTTGGCAGACGCTCCGAAACCCGATCCCGCCAATCCCAATTCGTGGGCGCTAGGGGAGGTCGCGTTTGAACAAGCGATTCAGATCGACGCCAGCGGGCAAGCGGAAGCTTCGGTCCAGTTGAAAGCAGGCATCTATCGAGCGGTCTTCGAAACGAAGGATCGATTCGGCAAGGCGGTCACCGCGTTGCTGCCGATCCAGGTGGTCGATCCCGATGCAAAGCAATTGTCGATCAAGATCCCCAACCTGTTGGCTTCCGCTGCATGGTCGGTCCAACCGGGCGAGGAATTTGTGGGCGTCTGGGGAAGCGGATACGACACCGCTCGCGCGTTCGTCGAGATCGAACATCGAGGCGAACTGCTACAAAGCTTCTGGACCGCCCCCGGGGTGACTCAGGTTCAGATCAAACAACCGATCGAAGAAGCGATGCGCGGCGGGCTGTCGCTGCGAACAACGATGGTTCGCGAAAACCGAGCCTACCTGGAATCGCGGCAGATCGAAGTCCCTTGGACCAACAAGCAACTGACGGTTCGCTGGGAGCACTTTGTCTCCAAGCTTGAACCCGCGCAAAAGCAAACCTGGACCGCGGTGATCGACGCTCCCGATGCAAAGCGAGCCGCCGCCGAGATGGTCGCGGGGATGTACGACGCGTCGTTGGATGCTTATCTGCCGCACCATTGGGCCGATGGATTCCATGTCTTCCGGCATAACCGCAGCAACGTTTATTCGCAATTTGAAAACCAACAAAAGCAGCTGCAAGGTCTGCTCTTCAATTGGAACGTCGATGCCCGCGATGCGTCGCTCATCTACCGCTCGTTCCCCGGCGAGATCATCAACGCAATCTACGGCATGCGGGGCAATGTTCAGTTCCGTAGTCGAAGAGGCGGAGGCATTGCTGGTGGCCTCGGGATGATGGAAGCCGATTCGTTTGCCGCTGCCGCTCCAGCGCCGATGGCGATGGCAAAGGGAATGGCAAAGGATTCCAACGCGCAGGTCGCGAGTGCTCCCGTTGCCGAAGGGGCACCCGCCGACGAGCAGCCGCCAGCGGCCGATCTCGATCTGGAAAACGTTTCGGCGCGAAAGAACCTCAACGAAACCGCCTTCTTCTTTCCGCATTTGATCGCTGGCGACGACGGCACGGTGCGGATGGAGTTCACGATGCCCGAGGCATTGACGAAGTGGCGGTTCATGGGATTCGCTCACGACAACGAACTGCGATCCGGGCTGTTGACCGATACCGTGGTGACGGCAAAAGACTTGATGGTTCAACCCAATCCGCCGCGATTCGTTCGCGAGGGGGACGTCTTGGAATTCACAGTGAAGGTCAGCAACCAATCGCCTACGCGGCAGACCGGTACGGTGCGGCTGAGCTTTGCCGAAGCGCGAACCGGCGACAGCGTCGATGCTGCGATCGGCAACGATCAACGCGACCAAGCGTTTGAGATCGCCGCGGGGCAATCGAAGTCGTCGGCTTGGCGAATTCAGATTCCCGACGGGATTGGATTCCTGACCTACAAAGCGGTTGGTTCGACGGGACGATTGTCCGACGGAGAAGAAGGGTATCTGCCCGTCTTGTCGCAACGCGTGCTGGTGACCGAATCGCAAACGCTGCCGATTCGCGGTCCACAAACAGTGGAGTTCGATTTTGAAAAGCTGCTGAAATCGGGCGACTCCGATTCGCTGCGTCATCAATCGTTGGACGTTCAAATGGTTTCCAACCCGTCGTGGTACGCCGTGATGGCGCTGCCCTACCTGATGGAATTCCCACACCAGTGCAGCGAGCAGACGTTCAGCCGGTTGTATGCCAACGCTTTGGCAAGGCACATCGCCGGCAGCGATCCGAAGATCCATCGCGTCTTCGAACAATGGCGTGGGACGCCGGCGCTGGAGAGTCCGTTGATGAAGAACCAGGACCTCAAAGCGGTAATGATCGAAGAGACGCCTTGGCTGCGACAAGCGGAATCCGAATCGCAAGCTCGCCGTAACGTGGGGATCTTGTTCGACGATAACCGCTTGAACGACGAGACCGCTCGGCTGCTGAAGAAGCTGGCCGATCAACAGCGCGACGACGGCGCGTGGCCTTGGTTCCCTGGCGGCCCGGCCAACGACTACATCACGCTTTACATCACCACGGGCTTTGGACGGATGCGTCACTTGGGCGTTGATGTCGATACCGCGGCGGCCGTGAAATCGCTGCCCCGCTTGGATGCGTGGGTTGCCAAGCAATATGCCGACATCGCGGAAAGCAAACGCGATGACAATCATCTGACAGCGACGATCGCGTTGTATCTGTATGGCCGCAGCTTCTTCTTGGAAGATCAACCTGTCGCCGCGGAACATCGGACCGCTGTCCTGTTTTGGTTGAAACAAGCGAAGCAACATTGGCTGAAAATGAACAACCGCCAATCGCAAGCGCATCTGGCCGTGGCCCTAAAGCGCTTTGGCGATCTGAAGACGCCGATCGATATCATGGCGTCGATCAAAGAGCGATCGGTGAGCGATCAGGAAATGGGAATGTTCTGGCGCGACACCGAGCAGTCGTGGTGGTGGTATCGGGCTCCGATCGAAACGCAGGCGATGATGATCGAAGCGTTCGACGAAGTGATGGACGATGCCGCCGCGGTCGAAGACTGCAAGGTCTGGTTGCTCAAGCAAAAGCAGACGCAGGACTGGAAGACGACCAAAGCGACTGCTGATGCGGTCTACGCGCTATTGCTGCGAGGCACCGATCTGTTGGCGTCCAGCGAATTGGTCCGCGTAGAGCTGGGCGGAGAGAGGGTGGAACCGAAAGATGTCGAAGCCGGAACCGGCTTTTATGAGGAGCGGTTCGCTGGAGCGGAGGTGACGCCGCAGCAAGGAAAGATCAAGGTTACGAAGGTCGACAAAGGTGTCGCTTGGGGAAGCGTGTCATGGCAATACATGGAAGACATCGCCAAGATCACGCCTCATGCCGGTACGCCGCTGACGCTAACCAAGCAGCTGTACGTCAAACAGACGACCAAAGACGGACCGGTTCTAAAACCTGTCGACGGGCCGATCGCAGTCGGCGATGAATTGGTAGTCCGGATCGTTTTGAAGACCGATCGCGACATGGAGTATGTGCATCTGAAGGATCAGCGTGGCAGCGGCACCGAACCGGTCAACGTGCTGTCGCAGTACAAGTACCAGGATGGACTGGCCTATTACGAATCGACGCGCGATACCGCCAGCCACTTCTTCATCGACTACCTGCCCAAGGGAACATACGTCTTCGAATATTCGACGCGCGTTCAATTGCGAGGCAGTTATCAATCGGGATACGCCAACATCCAGTGCATGTACGCACCGGAGTTCAACAGTCATTCGGAGAGTCTGCTGTTGGAGGTTAAATAA
- a CDS encoding zeta toxin family protein produces the protein MSSPLQSTVYVIAGPNGAGKTTFARRYLPYFAGCQEFVNADLIAAGLSPFNPESQSVAAGRLMLNRIETLIRTRTSFGFETTLAGRGHANRLRTMKKLGYRVSLFFIWLPSVELAVARVATRVREGGHNIPEPHIRRRYQLGINNFASLYKPVLDEWIIYDGSSRPGEIIVGEQDNVRRVYDDARFAELKQLSPELMR, from the coding sequence ATGAGTTCACCACTGCAATCGACCGTGTACGTTATCGCTGGACCTAACGGAGCCGGCAAGACGACATTCGCCCGTCGCTATTTGCCGTATTTCGCGGGTTGCCAGGAATTTGTAAACGCTGATTTGATTGCCGCTGGACTTTCACCGTTCAACCCCGAGTCGCAGTCGGTTGCTGCCGGTCGTTTGATGTTAAACCGTATTGAAACTTTGATCAGAACAAGAACATCGTTCGGATTTGAAACAACGCTTGCTGGTCGTGGGCATGCTAACCGGTTGCGTACGATGAAAAAACTTGGATACCGAGTATCCTTGTTTTTCATCTGGCTTCCATCCGTCGAGCTAGCCGTGGCTCGAGTTGCAACGCGGGTCAGAGAAGGCGGGCACAATATTCCAGAACCACACATCCGTCGTCGTTACCAACTTGGCATCAACAACTTTGCGTCGCTATACAAGCCCGTTCTCGACGAATGGATTATCTATGACGGATCGAGCCGACCTGGTGAGATCATTGTCGGAGAGCAGGACAATGTTCGCCGAGTCTATGACGATGCGCGGTTTGCTGAACTCAAACAATTGTCCCCGGAACTAATGCGATGA
- a CDS encoding BPSS1187 family protein: MKKLLFVVLGLLATVAGVAHAQPSSALTFNDPNPQRYQLKARASELDPRVKAHPEIDFLIETKDGKPADFQQAAVDTRVAPKGKLVIWLMGHNQGLFDRWNSYGLHAIRVHYANKWFSICCRENPVGEECRGNIRLEAATGEDFSSDVDIPKPDGMMARALKFVQWLAKENPQGGWDYFLTEDGDGLRWEDVIMSGSSHGSTTAARFAKHQKVSRVVALCGPRDNYQTWQSLPSATPENRYFGFSHVLDGGWTADHYCRSWEMLGMNKFGPIVNVDKIGPPYQNTRRLITDFDVDGNTRRAHSSVQPGGSAGKDADGKYIHEAVWKYLYTHPVDVVGEPTPPDASCIKNQR, encoded by the coding sequence ATGAAAAAGTTGCTGTTTGTTGTCTTGGGGCTACTGGCCACTGTCGCTGGCGTCGCCCACGCTCAACCCTCCTCTGCGTTGACCTTTAACGATCCCAACCCGCAGCGGTACCAATTGAAGGCGCGGGCCAGCGAGTTGGATCCGCGAGTGAAGGCGCATCCAGAGATCGATTTCTTGATCGAGACAAAGGATGGCAAACCGGCTGATTTCCAACAAGCGGCAGTCGACACCCGCGTCGCGCCGAAGGGGAAGTTGGTGATCTGGTTGATGGGACACAACCAAGGTCTGTTCGATCGCTGGAACAGCTATGGCTTGCACGCGATCCGTGTCCACTACGCCAACAAATGGTTTTCGATCTGCTGCCGCGAAAATCCGGTCGGCGAAGAATGCCGGGGTAACATCCGCTTGGAAGCGGCCACCGGCGAAGACTTCAGCAGCGATGTCGACATTCCCAAACCGGACGGCATGATGGCGCGGGCACTCAAATTTGTGCAGTGGCTGGCGAAAGAGAATCCTCAAGGCGGCTGGGATTACTTCTTAACCGAAGATGGCGACGGCCTCCGCTGGGAGGATGTGATCATGTCGGGCAGCTCGCACGGTTCGACGACGGCGGCGCGGTTTGCGAAGCATCAGAAGGTCAGTCGAGTCGTTGCGTTGTGTGGACCTCGCGACAATTACCAAACCTGGCAATCGCTCCCTTCCGCCACTCCCGAGAACCGATACTTTGGCTTCTCTCACGTGCTCGACGGTGGTTGGACGGCGGACCACTATTGCCGCAGCTGGGAGATGTTGGGCATGAACAAATTTGGCCCGATCGTAAACGTCGACAAGATCGGTCCCCCCTACCAAAACACCCGTCGCTTGATCACCGATTTCGACGTCGACGGCAATACGCGACGAGCACACAGCAGCGTGCAACCAGGCGGCAGCGCCGGCAAAGACGCCGATGGCAAATACATCCACGAAGCGGTCTGGAAATATTTGTATACCCATCCGGTCGATGTGGTTGGTGAACCCACGCCGCCGGATGCAAGCTGTATCAAGAACCAACGCTAA
- a CDS encoding DUF1553 domain-containing protein, translated as MQRIALLLTAALAFAPAAFAQTTLRILPEKIELTGQEASQRFLVQQIVDGRVAGQSTGGVDLKPKTDGIVRVADGRVVAVGEGQTELIATDAAGNTATAMVIVRLADVPQTIRFASDVQAVLAKASCNSGACHGALAGKGGFRLSLLGYDSHGDYFNISQQLRGRRIELADPARSLIVAKPSVMIPHKGGVRLPKESADYKLLLDWISAGAPGPSDEDPSLAKIEVLPKAVRLAKGDTQQLVVRAHYSNGRIKDVTQWVRWSSTNDAAARVDDQGLVTVTGPGVGAITAWFASQIVIANVTVPYAQEVSEAQFAKLQPRNFIDREVLKQLKQLNIPPSDRAGESEFLRRAYLDTIGRLPSIDETQSYLADDSPDKRDQLIEQLLVQPEFVDYWSYRWSDILLVNGSKLRPKAVESFYKWIRSHVEAGTPWDVFVREILTSRGSSFENGATNFFANHQTPEEMTENASQAFLGLSIACAKCHNHPLEKWTNDQYYAMANLFARVRAKGWGGDSRNGDGNRTLVVLDRGDLIQPLTGKPQPPAPLDAPPMEIDDPADRREYLAAWLTAPENPYFARSITNRVWANFFGVGLVESVDDMRVSNPASNEALLAAASQHLIDSGFDLKSLMRTILQSETYQRSSQSLPENAAEKRFYSHYYPRRLMAEVLLDAISDVTDAPTEFTQISFPGADMQKTDLYPKGTRALQLYDSAVASYFLQTFGRNTRDITCECERSDEPSVVQVLHLSNGDTINQKLAAKENRLTRWIADGLDDGTIIDQVFLAALSRQPNAQEREALLASLQREEDRRQALEDLVWGVLSSSEFLLAH; from the coding sequence ATGCAACGTATCGCTCTTCTGCTGACCGCCGCTCTTGCGTTCGCGCCGGCTGCTTTCGCCCAAACGACGCTGCGCATCCTGCCTGAAAAAATCGAACTGACCGGCCAGGAGGCATCGCAGCGTTTCCTGGTCCAACAGATCGTCGACGGCCGTGTTGCGGGGCAGAGCACCGGCGGAGTCGACCTGAAACCGAAGACCGATGGGATCGTTCGTGTCGCCGATGGGCGAGTCGTCGCGGTGGGGGAAGGGCAGACCGAATTGATCGCGACCGATGCGGCGGGCAACACGGCAACGGCGATGGTGATCGTTCGCTTGGCCGACGTTCCGCAAACGATTCGGTTCGCCAGCGATGTGCAAGCCGTGTTGGCCAAAGCGTCTTGCAACAGCGGCGCGTGCCATGGCGCATTGGCGGGCAAAGGTGGCTTTCGGTTGTCGTTGTTGGGGTATGACAGCCATGGCGACTACTTCAATATCTCGCAGCAGTTGCGCGGTCGCCGGATCGAGCTAGCCGATCCCGCGCGCAGCCTGATCGTTGCCAAACCGAGCGTGATGATTCCGCATAAGGGAGGCGTCCGGTTGCCGAAGGAGTCCGCCGATTACAAGCTGCTGCTGGATTGGATCTCTGCCGGGGCGCCGGGGCCATCCGACGAAGATCCCTCGCTCGCGAAGATCGAAGTCCTGCCTAAAGCGGTTCGGTTGGCAAAGGGAGACACACAGCAATTGGTTGTCCGTGCGCACTACAGCAACGGCCGAATCAAAGACGTCACGCAGTGGGTTCGTTGGTCGAGCACCAACGACGCGGCAGCACGCGTCGACGACCAAGGATTGGTAACGGTGACGGGGCCGGGCGTGGGTGCGATCACCGCTTGGTTTGCCAGTCAGATCGTGATCGCCAACGTGACCGTTCCGTATGCTCAAGAGGTGAGCGAGGCGCAGTTTGCAAAGCTGCAGCCGCGGAACTTCATCGATCGCGAGGTGCTGAAACAACTGAAACAGTTGAACATTCCGCCCAGCGATCGGGCCGGTGAGAGCGAATTTCTGCGCCGCGCTTATTTAGACACGATCGGACGACTGCCGTCGATCGACGAGACCCAGTCGTATCTGGCGGATGATTCGCCCGACAAGCGAGATCAATTGATCGAGCAGTTGTTGGTGCAGCCCGAATTCGTCGATTACTGGAGCTACCGTTGGTCGGACATCCTGTTGGTCAACGGATCGAAATTGCGGCCCAAGGCTGTCGAATCGTTTTACAAATGGATCCGCAGCCATGTCGAAGCGGGAACGCCTTGGGATGTGTTTGTCCGCGAGATCTTGACCTCCCGCGGGTCGTCGTTCGAAAACGGAGCGACCAACTTTTTTGCGAATCACCAGACGCCCGAAGAGATGACCGAAAACGCCAGTCAGGCGTTCCTCGGTTTGTCGATCGCGTGCGCCAAGTGCCACAATCACCCGTTGGAAAAGTGGACCAACGATCAATATTATGCGATGGCGAACCTGTTCGCTCGCGTGCGCGCCAAGGGCTGGGGCGGAGACAGCCGCAACGGCGACGGCAATCGGACGCTGGTCGTGCTGGATCGGGGCGATCTGATCCAACCATTGACCGGCAAACCTCAACCGCCGGCGCCGCTGGACGCGCCGCCGATGGAGATCGATGATCCGGCCGACCGCCGCGAATACCTAGCCGCTTGGCTGACGGCGCCCGAAAATCCCTACTTCGCCCGTTCGATCACCAACCGCGTCTGGGCCAACTTCTTCGGTGTCGGACTGGTGGAATCGGTCGACGACATGCGTGTCAGCAACCCCGCATCGAACGAAGCTTTGTTGGCTGCGGCGTCGCAACATTTGATCGACAGCGGATTCGATTTGAAATCGCTGATGCGAACGATTCTGCAATCGGAGACCTATCAACGGAGCAGTCAATCGCTGCCGGAAAACGCTGCGGAAAAGCGGTTCTACTCGCACTATTACCCGCGTCGTTTGATGGCGGAGGTGTTGTTGGATGCGATCTCCGACGTGACCGATGCGCCGACGGAGTTCACGCAGATCTCGTTCCCCGGTGCCGACATGCAGAAGACCGATCTGTATCCCAAGGGGACGCGGGCGTTGCAGTTATATGATTCCGCAGTCGCCAGCTATTTTCTGCAAACGTTTGGTCGCAACACCCGCGACATCACGTGTGAATGCGAGCGCAGCGACGAACCGAGCGTGGTCCAGGTGTTGCATCTGAGCAACGGAGACACGATCAATCAGAAGTTGGCCGCCAAAGAGAATCGATTGACGCGTTGGATCGCCGACGGATTGGACGATGGGACGATCATCGATCAGGTCTTTCTAGCCGCCTTGTCGCGGCAACCGAACGCCCAAGAGCGCGAAGCGCTGCTCGCGTCGCTGCAACGAGAAGAGGACCGCCGCCAAGCGTTGGAAGATCTCGTCTGGGGTGTGCTCAGCAGCAGCGAATTTCTGTTGGCGCATTAG